The window GGCGGCGGCGCGGATTCGCGGTCACTGCTTTGAATGGCTTTTGGGGGAAGATGGTGAACGCCTCCGAATGAAAAACCGTCCCCTGGCAAGTCTCTACTTTAAATATCTCTTGGAGGAGGAAGATGAGCAAGGCGAAATTCGAGAGGTCCAAGCCGCACGTAAACGTTGGTACGATAGGTCACGTTGACCACGGCAAGACGACGCTGACTGCGGCGATAACGCGTGTTCTGAGCGCCCGCGGGGGAGCCGACTTCCA of the Deltaproteobacteria bacterium genome contains:
- the tuf gene encoding elongation factor Tu (EF-Tu; promotes GTP-dependent binding of aminoacyl-tRNA to the A-site of ribosomes during protein biosynthesis; when the tRNA anticodon matches the mRNA codon, GTP hydrolysis results; the inactive EF-Tu-GDP leaves the ribosome and release of GDP is promoted by elongation factor Ts; many prokaryotes have two copies of the gene encoding EF-Tu) codes for the protein MSKAKFERSKPHVNVGTIGHVDHGKTTLTAAITRVLSARGGADF